The following DNA comes from Sander lucioperca isolate FBNREF2018 chromosome 2, SLUC_FBN_1.2, whole genome shotgun sequence.
TGTTTTCTGATGGCCCAACAGCGGCGTAATGAGGTACTGTCTTCAATCTGATGTTTTCCGTACCCCTTCGTGTCACTGTATTGATTAGTGTGAATTAATTTAATGCCCTTTCGCCACTTGTAGCTTTCCTCTTGTAGTACAATTTCAGAGCTAGTTTAGTACTAACTAAAGAAGACAGTTGAGTTAACAACAGTAGCTGATTGCTTTTCCAATCATAACCCCTTTTTTCCCTTTTCAAACTAGCACACCTCTAAGCTTACCTAAGTGGAAAAAAACCTTCATTACTTACCCGATTAGATATAATAACCCCTGTCAGATGTTGGATTGTGACTTTTAAGagcatttctgtgtctgtgttaggACCAAGCGCGTGCTCAGGCTGAGTTGTTAAGAAGGCAGGAGGAGTTGGAGAAGAAAGCCGCAGAGCTTGATCGCCGGGAGAGAGAGTTACAGTCCCACGGGGCGGCGGGAGGTCAGTCAGTCACTTTATTCACTCACTTAATTCATCAACCTCAGAGTCTGAATGGTCATTACCAATCAAAGCTGGATTCATCACCGTGTTACAGTTGACGGGTTACCATGGCAATTAcaccatttagttgtgatgAACATTCTAAGGCCGCGATCAGACAGAGCGCTTTTTGCAGGTTGAAAAACATGAAGCGCACTGCACTGCCTTTTTTGTTGAAGCCTACAATTTAAAGCAGCTTGCTTCttctttcttcatttaattttttattgttaCTAGGCAACCACCAAATCACCCATTCTTAGCCtaaccatttttttttgctgtgacaTAAACTCAAAGATCTGtaccttttattttttagattgttagttagttagctagttAGTAGCTAGTTACCTGACCTAGTGAACCTACTGTATCCAGCAAGAGCCACCACTAATTTCTCCTCCATTAATGTTGTTCCCATTAATTGTCGTCACCACCACAGATGGCCCGCCTCTCAATTCTTTCGCTTGGACAAtaggaaaaaacacaaaatagggGGAAAAACATGAGGCACTCAAGCGAGtcttttagaatttttttttatttaaaatagtgttattttaaattagaaaataattaaatgaattAAGTCATGGTTATATCAACAGtcacaaaactttttttctactgtgAATTGGAATGATTCCATttcaaataaattattattatttttttttttttacgaaatACCTCATGTCATAAATGTGACCAGCCTCTTAGACACACAGGAGTTAACATGTCATGAAATAAATGTGAGCTCCCAGCAGAGCAAAGACAAGTTTTACTATGCAAAATGAAAATTTGAGCTTTTTGCACTACATTGTCAAAAGACAATTGGAGAAAGTATGCTAGCATCAGTTTTGAAATAAATGCTAAAGATTCCTAATTAGAGTCATCAAAATATATATGCCAATTTTGAAGCTATCCAGGCCgcttaaaatataataaaaagtcacaaaCATTTCTCAGTTCACTCAAATTTTTTTATTGGAAGTGTACTGTAATTCATAATTTTGTTCTGATTCTTGCACACAAGTATTCTTCATAGTATATTCATTTAGTGATACTATACATGGCTTATCATCTATATACTGTTGCCTTTGTCCACACAGGGCGTAAGAACAACTGGCCTCCCCTGCCAGAGAAGCTCCCCGTTGGCCCATGTTTCTACCATGATATTGCAGTGGACATTCCTGTAGAGTTCCAAAAGACCGTCAAGATCATGTACAACCTTTGGATGTGTAAGTGAATCATCTGACACACCCCAAAAAGGgcaatattgtaatattatcgtcatcatttattttaattattccaCACACTCCCATCAGACACTGGGTTTACAAGACAAACCCACTAGGGGTGACCCCTAATAGTTGAATATCCGATGCTTCGATCAAAGGAGCCCTATTCGACTGCCAATCTCATAGTCGAATCTTCGCAGAGACGTAAAGcaccagttcagaccaaagattcgcgacgagacgagttgaaacttacAACTACTTGCAACGCGCCGGTCTGTAAtgttctgaaacctgccagtttacaccGATGCGGTATGaatgactctttgtacttccgttctaacttccgactttatggcttttttgtagctggaatGTGGATAACATTAGTGAAATGcatgctacagttgcatttctagtgatgaaacaACGAAAACCTAATGCCGCtcgctctcttcagtcactctctagctcgctcgacCACATTACCAAGTCGCGGGCGCTTGTTGAAGCTTCAGCCAGCCACCATCCAATACTCTGCTATTTCGACCAGatgacataaaacataaaataaatcttaaaatgtattagcattttatttctatagttatgaaatgaggattatgccattttggctatatgGGGGTGCtcaatgtctgattttacatagaACTATCTGATTTTAGTCACTTTGTCATTAAACAAGCTTCATCTGCTCATTTATTACAAGGACATTCGAAAACAAAGagatattttgttgtttttctaccAGTTCATGCAGGCACGCTCTTTGTGAACATGTTCGGCTGCCTGGCCTGGTTCTGTGTGGATGCATCTCGCGGTGTAGATTTTGGCCTGGCCATGCTATGGTTTCTGCTGTTTACCCCTTGTTCTTTTGTCTGCTGGTACAGACCGCTTTACGGGGCTTTCAGGTAAGCAGATACATGGAAAATTGCACCGTCTTCTGCAGCATTAGAAAGAAGCAGAAACATGTCTCTGTAGACAAGCACCGTGTGCTGATAAAGCAAGTATGAAACTTGTAAAATGAGGTGGGCAGTTgactttaaaaatattttgcAGGGTTGTAGAAGCTCATTCTTTatcatattttcattttctaattCCCCCATAATACATTTGCTGTATGGGAAGAGAGTACAAAGTGAAGATATGGATAAAGATAGACTTTCACATAGAAATTCACGTTTAATGAAGGATGAATTAGTAACGGAGTTGTAAAAAAtgccttttattttattatccaaACATTGATCTCTTTCTACCTTGTTCTCTGTGTCCACTACAGGAGTGACAGTTCATTCCGCTTCTTTGTCTTCTTCTTCGTCTATATCTGTCAGTTTGGAGTTCACGTTCTACAAACTATTGGCATCACTGGCTGGGGAACATGGtgagtattttgtgtttttactaaTTCTGTACCTCCACAAGTGTGTACTAAAGTTCACTcacattgtcattgttttgttttgctagTGGTTGGATCGCAGCTTTAACTGGTCTGAACACCAGTATCCCAGTGGGCATCATCATGTTACTGATTGCAGCTCTGTTCACTGCACTCTCTGTGGGCTCGCTCATTATGTTTAAAAAGGTAACACAATCACAAAGGGCCTCGCAAGATGTCAACACCGATTCCTATGTTTAATAGACTCTACCTGAGTAGCTACATTAGCATctgattattattaaaataaggTTAAAAACAGGCTACTGACGCAAATTATTCCAACACAAGCACTCTTAATGAATGTTTATATTGTTTGAATGGAGATTGGACAGACGTACTCTGACTAACATACTGATCGTGATAGGAAATGTGAGTCCAAGCAGGCACTATCATGGTTGCAAGAATAAACACAATACTGTGTGTCATTTTTATTCACTACTAATGTTGAGACTAACGTCAGTGTTGTGATTAGCCAGAAGGCGTAACATCTGCCTAACTGTATCATTCAATGCTGCTAAAGGCCTTGCGGTAGATTTAAGTCACTTGACATGATTCCAACTAACGTTTTTTCTGCTCTTTCCAGGTGCACGCACTGTATCGTACCACCGGTGCTAGTTTTGAGAAGGCTCAGCAGGAGTTTGCAACTGGGGTCATGTCTAACAAGACCGTTCAGACTGCGGCTGCCAACGCTGCAGCTAATGCTGCATCCAATGCTGCTCGTGGGGCCTTCAAACCTCAGCCATAAACTGACACACctgcatacatgcacacatgctcacacatacaagcatatacaaaaaaacacccaaaagttAGAGATGCACAACTCTGGCCCTGCAGGCTCTCAGATCAAATTGATTCTATTTATGATTGTTGTTATGCTAAGATTGCCCTGCACTTTGCTTAAAAAGCACAAAGAGTCACAGCCAGAAATAACAGAGAAGTTAGTCAGATAAAGTAACCAGAGTTGTTCACCTTAACTTTAAATCAAATTTCAGTAAAAGCTATCTGACATCCTTCCTGTCGGCTTTTTAGTCAGATGACTGCTCACATCCCTTGATACATCCACTAAGTGACTCAAGGTTtgctctgagtgtgtgtgggatttCATTTCcccactctctcactcgctctttCGCTTTCCTTGTTCTGCTGGCACCTTGAGGAGATGTTAGATCAGGCAGAGGTTAGCAGTTCtagcatatgtttttttttttttttttgccatggtGATGacctccaaacagcttcctgccTGGTTAATACAGTTTAGAGTTATGAAAAGTGATAATCTGATCATGGTGTTTTGCGcatagttctgttttttttgttcacatCCCGAAAGTACACCGTATGTTGGCTGGGCCTGTGTGTGAATATGTACTTCAGAATTGTGGCTCTgacttattttacttttttttttaattcagtgcTTGGTCATTGTGCTCCGAAAGGTCAATTTGACCTTGTCTTGCATATGTGCTTCTATTCTGAGACAAATACCGTCTTGGTAATTCATACAAGTAGAATATGTTGGTATGTTCTTATTTAAGGACCTGCCTGCAGCCCTCAGCAGTGCTCCAATGACACCTGTCAGTTGAACAATTATGGCCACTTTGTGTGCTACTTTGATTGGCAATGTGGGCTGGGTCTGTGGCTTTGACAGCATGATAACCACATGCATGTTTAGCACACTCAAGGTAGCGGTCATACTGTTACAGGCCACCAGTTCTCACCTCAAACCTAAAGAGGTTCAGTCAGATGCTTTAATGGCCTGCTGCATTAAAGGGGAAAAACATGagacattttcatattttcattatGTATGTATGACATTAACAGACTGCCATGTGGCTCCATCtcagttgtttttgttgcccTTTACACTTAGTTAAAAACTAACGCTGCTAGTAATCTGAGAGCCGCCGGGTCGTGGCCTCctgctgtcatgttttctgttgaaaaGGACATGTACCATTCATTCATAGAGAGAATGGAGAGAAGTGACCTGCCTTTTCTCACAGAAGATGACCTGTGGTAAAGCTATGTTTTTTTCTAGAGATTAACCTGCATACataaacaagtaaaaacattGATACTGTGTATATTTACACAACATAGACTAACAgtccattttcatttttacagacaaaaaaagtcagtccATTTGTTTTTCCTCTGTCAGTATTGGATTGCTGACATTAGACCTTTCATAGGCAAAATGAACATTAAGATAACAGAGGATTGGACTCGATGCCCATTCAGTGATATCACTAAGaagcatttatttatatacaacaGTAACAGTGTTATTTAGAACTAAATTGTACAGACTACTGTCACTGAAGTGAAATATGGACGTGGGTTACATTTGTGTCTAGTTTAGCACCTCTTATTGTGGTGGTGAGTGAAGATGTGAATGATAATGACTGATGGCTGGTACTGCTGTTATTACAAATGTATGGACTGAACATCATAGTGGATTAAATACTTCTGTGACTGTTACAAAGTTAAAGATCAATAATTGGTTGTGGAATAAGCCTACATCTCGAcagtattgtttttatttggaAATACTTGTTTTAAATTCGTTGCACATTTCTTGTTTTACGTTGTATtgcaaaagacaaaaatgtttttatttatggtGTAAGTTATGGTTtaagttgtttgcatttcaattttgtttggtttaatttgaCATTATGTATTATGTTTGTGTGGTTTTGTAATGACATGATCATAGCATCAGCTAGATTTAAAAGTGTTCAATGACTTTGCAACTTGACCCTGCAAGAGGTGTGCTTGTGTGGAAGGGGATGTGTGTAGGATTGGTATGAAAGGCAAATAAACTCCCTCAAGTGTTATTCTATGTCCTGAAAAGCTGTGAGAAAACTACCAAATGTCCAtatggatttgtttttaaatcttggTTTGTGATGTGCTCCCTTGCCATGTTTTACTTTAAGATATTACACAAGTTTTCTTTGCTACAAACACCCACATGATTTCCATGATACTTTAACAGTTGTTATTTGAAGCCATGCCACAGTGGGTCATTTCTTGATGTATTTGGGTGTGCTGGTCGGCAGTACAGAACAATGTATTTGAAGTTTTCTGACACAAAACTGTGTTTTTGACGTGTGAACATGTTATTTCACTGAATCAGAGAAGAAACTCATTCAAAAGGGACACCTGTATATTT
Coding sequences within:
- the LOC116054080 gene encoding secretory carrier-associated membrane protein 1-like isoform X2, giving the protein MSDFDSNPFADPDFSNPFQDPSVTQVTRSAPPGGLEEYNPFTDARTAAPGNAPKATPAPSQNTQPAIMKPTEEPPAYTQQQTQDQARAQAELLRRQEELEKKAAELDRRERELQSHGAAGGRKNNWPPLPEKLPVGPCFYHDIAVDIPVEFQKTVKIMYNLWMFHAGTLFVNMFGCLAWFCVDASRGVDFGLAMLWFLLFTPCSFVCWYRPLYGAFRSDSSFRFFVFFFVYICQFGVHVLQTIGITGWGTCGWIAALTGLNTSIPVGIIMLLIAALFTALSVGSLIMFKKVHALYRTTGASFEKAQQEFATGVMSNKTVQTAAANAAANAASNAARGAFKPQP
- the LOC116054080 gene encoding secretory carrier-associated membrane protein 1-like isoform X3; translated protein: MSDFDSNPFADPDFSNPFQAAPGNAPKATPAPSQNTQPAIMKPTEEPPAYTQQQTQRRNEDQARAQAELLRRQEELEKKAAELDRRERELQSHGAAGGRKNNWPPLPEKLPVGPCFYHDIAVDIPVEFQKTVKIMYNLWMFHAGTLFVNMFGCLAWFCVDASRGVDFGLAMLWFLLFTPCSFVCWYRPLYGAFRSDSSFRFFVFFFVYICQFGVHVLQTIGITGWGTCGWIAALTGLNTSIPVGIIMLLIAALFTALSVGSLIMFKKVHALYRTTGASFEKAQQEFATGVMSNKTVQTAAANAAANAASNAARGAFKPQP
- the LOC116054080 gene encoding secretory carrier-associated membrane protein 1-like isoform X4: MSDFDSNPFADPDFSNPFQAAPGNAPKATPAPSQNTQPAIMKPTEEPPAYTQQQTQDQARAQAELLRRQEELEKKAAELDRRERELQSHGAAGGRKNNWPPLPEKLPVGPCFYHDIAVDIPVEFQKTVKIMYNLWMFHAGTLFVNMFGCLAWFCVDASRGVDFGLAMLWFLLFTPCSFVCWYRPLYGAFRSDSSFRFFVFFFVYICQFGVHVLQTIGITGWGTCGWIAALTGLNTSIPVGIIMLLIAALFTALSVGSLIMFKKVHALYRTTGASFEKAQQEFATGVMSNKTVQTAAANAAANAASNAARGAFKPQP
- the LOC116054080 gene encoding secretory carrier-associated membrane protein 1-like isoform X1 encodes the protein MSDFDSNPFADPDFSNPFQDPSVTQVTRSAPPGGLEEYNPFTDARTAAPGNAPKATPAPSQNTQPAIMKPTEEPPAYTQQQTQRRNEDQARAQAELLRRQEELEKKAAELDRRERELQSHGAAGGRKNNWPPLPEKLPVGPCFYHDIAVDIPVEFQKTVKIMYNLWMFHAGTLFVNMFGCLAWFCVDASRGVDFGLAMLWFLLFTPCSFVCWYRPLYGAFRSDSSFRFFVFFFVYICQFGVHVLQTIGITGWGTCGWIAALTGLNTSIPVGIIMLLIAALFTALSVGSLIMFKKVHALYRTTGASFEKAQQEFATGVMSNKTVQTAAANAAANAASNAARGAFKPQP